A portion of the candidate division KSB1 bacterium genome contains these proteins:
- a CDS encoding thioredoxin family protein, with protein sequence MGREQSKQRERGVLAVTLVAVFMAAGCSAKKHELKGGIPWLYNLDEGFAQAKVEGKPLMVDFMATWCPPCKAMEDSTFSHPEVIRKAAQFVAVRIDVDKQGEVANKYNANARKYNGVGIPNVLFMTAEGEKLLHPIGYRSPVAFLAVMDSALAMCRR encoded by the coding sequence ATGGGACGCGAACAGAGCAAGCAAAGGGAAAGGGGAGTGCTTGCGGTCACGCTGGTGGCGGTGTTCATGGCGGCTGGGTGCTCGGCGAAGAAGCACGAGCTCAAGGGCGGCATCCCGTGGCTTTACAACCTAGACGAGGGTTTTGCCCAAGCCAAGGTGGAAGGCAAGCCATTGATGGTCGACTTTATGGCAACCTGGTGTCCGCCGTGTAAAGCCATGGAGGACTCCACGTTCAGCCACCCAGAAGTGATTCGCAAGGCGGCCCAGTTTGTGGCTGTGCGCATCGACGTGGACAAGCAGGGAGAAGTTGCCAACAAGTACAATGCCAATGCGCGCAAATACAACGGGGTGGGTATCCCGAACGTCTTGTTTATGACTGCCGAGGGAGAGAAGCTGCTGCACCCAATCGGCTATCGTTCACCAGTTGCTTTCCTTGCCGTGATGGACTCAGCATTGGCGATGTGTCGTAGGTAG
- a CDS encoding TonB-dependent receptor, which produces MRMRTAFIGMLLAAYGLVFAGTTGKIAGVVTDAETGQPLPAVNVVIEGTTMGAATALDGHYVILNVPPGVYTLRASMMGYATVTVTDVRVKIDLTTTQDFKLAPQTLLGQEVVVVAERPVVQVDVAASQKNVTASEITALPVTKVTDAIGLQAGVTSGLGIRGSGSDQAIFMVDGVVLRDERDNRPITGVPLSAVREVSVQVGGFSAEYTNVRSGVVNVVTREGDPKGYSGTLTFKIRPPGPKHFGISPYDRNSYWLRPYLDDAVCWTGTKNGAWDAYTQRQYPEFDGWNKVSALTLQDDDPSNDLTPQGAQQVFLWEHRKQGDIKDPDYLFDAGFGGPVPLVGKYLGNLRFFASGRREENQYLIELSRKSILDQSFMLRMSSDINPSMKLSFIGLYGETHAVSSSFSGGTSYFETAEEIAEQMTTGSFTVPTRYYTNIYWSPTSRFYHTATLKWTHVLSPSTFYEVQLKRMGKKYYTRPGRYRNTSKLYEVFPGYYLDERPFGFSEEPIFGIDGVFIMGGPVSVSRDYSRLATYTGRADLVSQVDRRNQVKAGAEFVYDIFDMSFGQYNAYLPEGNTWTRVDQSPYRGTFYVTDKIEFEGFISNLGLVLDYSNPNGNWFDVDAYDRGFFSQQYREERESQYRTKKPETRWTLSPRLAISHPITASSKLYFNYGHYRQMPTSERLYRVQRSAINAVDYLGDPTIALARTVSYELGYDHALGRDYLLHLSAYYKDITDEEYWVRYISFDGKVNYYKLTNNAYEDIRGFEADITKLWGAWLTGDLNYEYRVETSGQFGRAYMYENPADQREYERRNPVQSKPRPRPRFKAYVDLHTPPSYGPEIVGQKVLGDWHLNLVGRWTAGSWFTWNPNNVPGITYNVQWKDYYNVDLKLSKVFPIGKFDVKLFVDIYNLFNIKRFSGLSHVNVFDYNYYMQSLHLPKDVGNALGYLYIPGDDQPGDYRKDGVAFQPMEPVPDMKDVSKLNPQVIYYDLSRQKYFECIGGQWVMVPEPKIKKLLDDKAYIDMPNQTHFTFLNPRSVFFGVTIDFRL; this is translated from the coding sequence ATGAGGATGAGAACTGCCTTTATCGGGATGTTGCTGGCGGCGTACGGTCTGGTCTTTGCTGGCACCACCGGCAAGATCGCGGGAGTGGTGACCGACGCCGAGACAGGCCAACCACTCCCGGCGGTTAATGTCGTCATCGAGGGCACCACGATGGGGGCCGCAACCGCACTAGACGGCCACTACGTGATTCTTAACGTGCCCCCTGGTGTCTATACATTGCGTGCCTCGATGATGGGCTACGCCACCGTGACGGTCACCGATGTGCGCGTGAAAATTGACCTCACCACCACCCAGGACTTCAAGCTAGCGCCGCAGACCCTACTGGGGCAGGAAGTGGTGGTGGTGGCCGAGCGGCCGGTGGTCCAGGTGGACGTGGCCGCCAGCCAAAAGAACGTCACTGCCAGCGAGATCACTGCGCTTCCGGTCACGAAGGTGACCGATGCCATTGGGCTGCAAGCTGGTGTCACCTCTGGCCTGGGTATCAGGGGCAGTGGCTCCGACCAGGCCATTTTCATGGTGGACGGGGTGGTTCTGCGCGATGAGCGAGACAACCGGCCCATCACCGGTGTGCCCCTCAGCGCCGTGCGTGAGGTGTCAGTCCAGGTCGGCGGCTTCAGCGCAGAGTACACCAACGTCCGCTCCGGGGTGGTGAACGTCGTCACGCGGGAAGGAGACCCAAAAGGTTACAGCGGCACGCTTACCTTCAAGATTCGTCCTCCTGGCCCCAAACATTTTGGCATTTCTCCCTACGACCGCAATTCATACTGGCTCAGACCCTACCTGGATGATGCCGTGTGCTGGACAGGCACCAAGAACGGTGCCTGGGACGCGTACACCCAGCGTCAGTACCCAGAGTTTGATGGCTGGAACAAAGTTTCAGCCCTCACACTGCAGGACGATGACCCCAGCAACGACCTCACCCCCCAGGGGGCGCAACAGGTCTTCTTGTGGGAACACCGCAAGCAAGGTGACATCAAAGACCCTGATTACTTGTTTGACGCGGGCTTCGGTGGGCCAGTGCCTCTTGTCGGCAAGTATCTGGGTAATCTGCGGTTCTTTGCTTCCGGTCGCCGGGAGGAGAACCAGTACCTCATCGAGCTTTCACGCAAGTCGATTCTGGACCAGAGCTTCATGTTGCGGATGTCATCGGACATCAATCCCTCCATGAAGCTTTCGTTTATTGGCCTGTACGGCGAAACGCATGCAGTCTCTTCGAGTTTTTCCGGCGGCACATCATATTTCGAGACTGCCGAAGAGATTGCAGAGCAGATGACCACTGGAAGCTTCACTGTGCCGACCCGTTACTACACCAACATCTACTGGTCGCCAACCTCCCGTTTCTACCACACCGCGACCCTCAAGTGGACCCATGTGCTGAGCCCCAGCACCTTCTACGAGGTGCAGCTCAAGCGGATGGGCAAGAAGTACTACACCCGGCCCGGCCGGTATCGCAATACCTCGAAGCTATACGAAGTTTTCCCCGGCTACTACCTGGATGAGCGGCCGTTCGGCTTTTCTGAGGAACCCATCTTTGGCATCGACGGCGTCTTCATCATGGGTGGGCCAGTGAGCGTGTCGCGAGACTACAGCCGGCTAGCAACCTACACCGGGCGTGCGGACCTGGTCAGCCAAGTAGACCGTCGCAACCAGGTGAAGGCGGGTGCTGAATTCGTATATGACATCTTCGACATGTCCTTTGGCCAGTACAACGCCTACCTGCCCGAAGGCAACACCTGGACTAGGGTTGACCAGAGCCCGTATCGAGGCACGTTCTACGTGACCGACAAGATCGAGTTTGAAGGCTTCATTTCCAACCTTGGGCTTGTGCTGGACTACAGCAACCCCAACGGCAATTGGTTCGATGTCGATGCCTACGACCGGGGGTTCTTCTCGCAGCAGTACCGTGAGGAGCGCGAGTCGCAGTATCGAACCAAGAAGCCGGAGACGCGGTGGACCCTGAGCCCACGGCTGGCAATCTCGCATCCCATCACGGCCAGCTCCAAGCTCTACTTCAACTATGGCCACTACCGGCAGATGCCCACCTCTGAGCGGCTCTACCGGGTGCAACGCTCTGCCATCAACGCGGTGGACTATCTCGGCGATCCGACCATCGCGCTTGCGCGGACGGTCTCCTACGAACTGGGTTACGACCATGCGCTGGGCAGGGACTACCTGCTGCACCTCTCCGCCTACTACAAGGACATCACCGACGAAGAATACTGGGTGCGCTACATCAGCTTTGACGGCAAAGTCAACTACTACAAGCTGACGAACAATGCCTATGAGGACATTCGCGGTTTTGAGGCGGACATCACCAAGCTATGGGGGGCGTGGCTGACCGGAGACCTCAACTATGAATACCGCGTGGAGACCTCTGGCCAATTTGGGCGCGCCTACATGTACGAAAACCCGGCTGACCAGCGGGAGTACGAACGGCGCAATCCGGTGCAATCTAAGCCCAGGCCACGGCCTCGCTTCAAGGCCTATGTGGATCTGCACACGCCTCCTTCTTACGGCCCTGAGATTGTGGGGCAAAAGGTCCTGGGCGACTGGCACCTGAACCTGGTGGGGAGATGGACCGCAGGCAGCTGGTTCACTTGGAACCCGAACAATGTGCCCGGTATCACCTACAACGTCCAGTGGAAGGACTACTACAACGTGGACTTGAAGTTGTCCAAGGTTTTCCCCATCGGCAAGTTCGACGTCAAGCTTTTCGTTGATATCTACAACCTGTTCAACATCAAGCGGTTCTCCGGTCTATCCCACGTTAATGTGTTCGACTACAACTACTACATGCAGTCGCTGCATCTGCCGAAAGACGTGGGTAATGCCCTGGGCTACCTGTACATACCGGGCGATGACCAACCGGGCGACTACCGCAAAGACGGCGTGGCGTTCCAGCCCATGGAACCGGTGCCGGACATGAAGGACGTGAGCAAGCTGAATCCGCAGGTTATTTACTACGATTTGAGCAGGCAGAAGTACTTTGAGTGCATTGGCGGCCAGTGGGTCATGGTTCCCGAGCCGAAGATCAAGAAACTTTTGGACGACAAGGCATATATTGACATGCCCAACCAGACCCACTTCACGTTCCTGAACCCGCGGAGTGTATTCTTTGGAGTCACGATCGACTTTCGCCTGTAG
- a CDS encoding peptidylprolyl isomerase: MKRAMSIIAVTLAGFVILAGPLHAQRVARIVYVSAESENLRAAPAGQVIGKVNRGASLEVLEETDKWMRVQVTAWIWKASVNYTRPFDKTTALRAQHILVKTRAEAEEILRELRAGADFAEVAKKKSIGPTAAAGGDLGYFNPDDFDPAFARVITALKVGEISDIVETKIGFSIFKRLK; encoded by the coding sequence ATGAAGAGAGCGATGTCCATAATTGCCGTGACATTGGCCGGATTTGTGATTCTTGCCGGCCCGCTGCATGCACAAAGGGTGGCGAGGATTGTCTACGTGAGCGCCGAAAGCGAAAATCTCCGAGCGGCACCGGCTGGCCAGGTGATTGGTAAGGTGAATCGTGGTGCGTCGCTTGAGGTGCTGGAGGAGACGGACAAGTGGATGCGAGTACAGGTCACCGCGTGGATCTGGAAGGCTTCGGTGAATTATACGCGTCCATTTGACAAAACAACGGCGCTGCGCGCCCAGCATATCCTGGTTAAGACAAGAGCAGAAGCCGAGGAGATCCTGCGAGAACTCCGCGCCGGTGCGGATTTTGCCGAGGTGGCCAAGAAAAAGTCCATAGGCCCCACCGCTGCGGCTGGTGGTGATCTGGGCTACTTCAATCCCGACGACTTTGACCCTGCTTTCGCGCGGGTGATCACAGCCCTGAAAGTCGGGGAGATCAGCGACATAGTCGAGACCAAGATCGGCTTCTCCATATTCAAGCGGCTCAAGTGA